A segment of the Phoenix dactylifera cultivar Barhee BC4 chromosome 15, palm_55x_up_171113_PBpolish2nd_filt_p, whole genome shotgun sequence genome:
TTTCTTGTGACATTTTTCTAAATGACCAGATTGCTTTATGTTTACTTTAGAGACGCTTAAAATTTGTATTTGTTGCTTTCTCCTGACTAGattattcttttaaaaaaaagttgaagTGGCTTTTGTTGTATAATTGTTAAAAGAATTCTCATCATGTTCTTAACTTATCATATCATTTGTATATCACCCAACCTGTCATGTCAAATTTTGACCAAATTGCCTCTAGAGGACAATCGGTAGATTTTATCAGCATATATTCCTAGATGCTGTCTAGTCCTTGCTACAAGGTGGTAAGAGATTGGTAGGTGATTGCATATTTAAATTTGACAATTTGATCCATGAGAAGCTTCAACATCTGTGATCATGTGACAATTTTCTTTTGCTTGCTTATGCAAACTTGCTGGACTTGCTTCAATTAGTGGGTCTTAGTTGGCATAAGGTCCATTGGGCTGAAAACAAAATAACCTTGGCTGTTAGTTCCTTCTGCTTTATTGTTTGGTGAGAGGAAAACAATATTTGGTTTGAAACCTTTGTCATGAGACTGTATGTTGGCTATCAGCAGTTTTAGCGACTATGAAGAAAAACCATGATAACTAGGTAGAAATACAAGTTATAAAGAATGATGTTGGAGCTTTTATCAGCAAATAAGGCTAAATATGACATTTTCTACATTCTTATAGTATAGGGGGTAATAGGTAGAGCAAGGTTGGACTATCAAGTTGGGTGACgtacttcttctccttcttcttcttcctaggtCTGAGTCTAGGCCCCCAGGCAGACTGAGACGAAGCCTGTGGAAACAGGGTTTTGCTAATCGGGGGTCAAAGCGAGGGCCGACACCATTCGGAATTGATCCCTTGACCTCTTGCTCGAAGGGCAAGAGGTAACCATCTGAGCAAGCTCTTAATGGTGATggaaaaattgatatttatagtCATGTCAGTTGAGTGTGAATTTTGCATAAAGTATCTGACTGGTTATATCAGTTTTGAATCTCAGCTTGTAAATCAAAAGAAGCACAATGGCGTTTGGGGAAGGTAAGATGATGCTTGGGTAAATAACTGTTAGTAAAGCTGATATTACTGCTTTGCATAATCTTCTGCTCTAAGAAGCAGAACTTAATAATTTGGCATATACTTTAATAGTTGTTCATGTAATTGTGGATGCTGTAATATTGATAATTTTACAGTGTTATGAAAGTACTATCATTAGGGGAGGAGGGCGTAGTGTAGCACAGAAGGGTGGTGTTGAGGTTTTCTTGCTCTTGCGTGATACATGTAATATGATGCGCAAGGCTTGGACCAATGAATGATAAATTCGAGCCTGAGTTTTCATCATAGAAATTTCATTTGGAACATTAGCAGTTTCAGATGGAAGTAGGTTCCATTATTGGAGAACATTAGCCATTGGAAGAAGATGGAGGTTGTGGTCAGGATCGGGTCTACATTGTACTAAAttagtttaaaaaaaagatttatggaTCAGTTACTACGCAGATTTAACATTTCATATTTCAGTATTCTTGTTGTACTTAGTCGATCAAGTGGTAATTTTTAAAGTTCTATGACAGTACTTGATGGTGCTTGGCTaagtgggcttggaagtagtaGGTGGAAGGTTTTGAGGTGAGAGTAAGATTTTGGAGCTGTGACACCCTTCATTAGATGTTGTCAGGTGCTCTTGGTGACTTCTCTGTTTCAAATATCTGTATCAAGGGTAGTTGATCCCAGATTAAGCGAGTCAATTTTTtaccaatgctttgactatcaTATATCTCATAATGGTGATGCGTTTGATGCAGTTTAATGATGCTATAAATCATGAGTACTGACTTTACTGCTAAATTTGTAAAGCAATATGCATTTGTCATCCACATATCCAGCTCTCAAATGTTTGTCCTCTTGTCATATATCTGTTCTTCTATGGTTTCTATATGGAAGCTGTGACAAACAAGATGTTATCCATGCAGCGTTATCTAAAACCATCCCTAATAATTGAACATAAGTGCATGCTTGTTCTGTTTCTGATCTTATATGGACTTCAATTTCTGCAGGATATGGCAAAATGCCAGGCTATGAACACATTTTCACCGACTTTCTTCTAAGCCTTGTGCAAAGCAAATATAAAAGGAGATTGAGTAACAGCTGAAGCTGCAGCTGGTGAAATCTTCTTCGATCTGTAAACATCAGGTGGATGTTCTAACTATCCAATGCACCCTCTAAATTGTCCATGTACGTAGCTGTTATGCGGCATGTGAAGCTAGAGACTAACAAAGATGCTCCTTATCGGGTCTGTTTCTTCTTGGTGGTAGCTGAAGATCTCATTCAGTGGCAATACTAGTTGAAGATCCTTTACTGAAATGATTTAGGAAAGTTGTTTTTggtttggaaaaaagaaaaagcggaGTAGGATTAGTTCTTGCTATTCGAATGGTTATTCTAAAAGTGTGCTGTTTTGCTTATACAATTTCTGAAATGCTTGGTCTCGGGATCATCTTGTGTTCATCAAGTAAACATGGCTCATGATGCATTTCGTGCACTGTTACTTGTGTTCATCGCTGAGCCTCATGAAACGTTTTGAAGGTTCCGCCTTAACAAACTAGTTATATCACTGTGTGGTTGTTTTAGAGACCTAAAGTAAAATTCCACTTTCGCCTAGATAGGAAAAATTTCATGAAGCATTTTGGCTTTTCGCTTCCTTTCTCATTCTCTACAAGAAGCATGACAATTATAAATAGAAAGGCTGATGATATAGTTGGTCtaaagccaaatttgactaaacccaagcccaatcagattaggctaagtctggacgagcccaaactatAAATTAAATTCGAACCAAATTAAGTTAAATTGAAATAGGTTCGAACTCAATTAAGCTGAGTTAATCTTAGCAGGCCTAGTTGATTatgaatcaggcccaattcaatGGACAGAAGGTCAAATTAACCTTGGGCTAaccctgactcaggcccaaatgagccacattgaTCCTAAACCCAAAATTTAACTTGGGATTAAGCCTATTGACCAAATTAGAAGGCTTTAACGCGGGTAAATTGAACTTGGGCCAAGTCCTTGGATGGGATCTAAACAAGTAAACTCATAATTTTAACTGAGAAATTATGTATTAAACAAACGGAGAATAATGTGATCCCTATGATGTTGTGCAAGGTGATTAAGGATCCGTCATCTGGACTGGTCAAACGTGGGAAAGCGAATTACTGTAAGTAacttgttttaatttttattatggATCATGAATACGCTTCCTTACCTAAATTATAAGTGTAAGTAACCTATCCTAATCTTCTATGGATCATATATACAAGTGGTATGTTTTAGTCATAGAAATTATGGTTATTCATACATCATGCTTGTACAGATTTTAAAGTATTACGCATATAAGATGATTGGCATTTCGTTACCATAATTGCACTTAACATAGTAATTATGGTGTAAGATGATGAATTGCCTCTAGCTAAGTGTACCACTTGCAAGAAATACTATGTATGGACTCTTAGATGCTACGGGCTGAATATAACTGAGGTTGCCCCGCCAGTTGCTGTATAATAATTGAGCTCGCCCcaccagtggccgataatgactctGCCGTAGCATTGGAGGGTGtaaaccacggcatgccggtatACGATCTTACAAGGtatatttatatgaagattttcgATAACATACATAATATGATTATTGATTCAGTATGAATATTTTATCATGATGAATTGTTAGACAGCATACATATCAGCTTCTCAAATCATGTTTAAACATGTTCAGCATATTAATTGATCCGTTAAGATTATACaagattacttactgagccgtgtagctcataccaTTTTATTGgtattttctttcagatcctcatcactgatagctgccagagattttttcttttgtatcagGGCTTCTCCCTTTTGGGGCAAAACAAATATACTTTTGTATACATAAAAtatgtagaagctctgtattttgtACCACTAAGCATGTGTACTAAAAATGCTTTAATATATGAAAGTTTGactggtttgactaccctgttatccatgtatgaggctgcgtgctttTGTGggtggtagtcggcaatagcacggccgtgtcacggatccgggtccgagGCGTGACAACACCATTAGAGCTTTTGGCTTCAAAATAAGAGATTCATGCATGGATAATTTACTCCTCGTTGAAGTTCCCTCCCCtttttcaaaatactaaaaattagtataatcttttttttattaatattattgaAGACTAACTATAATAATTTTAACATATTGTAGGCTAATTAAATCATATTAAATATCTTTTTGAATAGAATTAACAATTTGCATGTGTATGTAGGGTGGAGGAAGGGCATCAAGGGAGGTCCGTGTGACCCCTTGCTTGGGGGAATAGCCCTATTATATTACTAATATTTGCTCCTCTAGATTCAACTCTATATTTGTGTCTTCTTTAGACTACAATTGAGGGCTTGCGGCCAATCCTTTTAGTACCAAGTAGGAAACTTCTTTTTGATCCTTTTCCATCATTTCTAACttcatattttgaaattttaatgaGCCTCACATTTTTAACTTCTCAATTTTAGATTTAGTGAAACACTATAATtagttgaaagaaaaaagaattttttttagatCTACAATTTAGCTAATGTTCAATCATATTGCTCTCCCTTTCTCGCTTCTAATTTAACAGGCTTGTTCTATCCTCCGTCTCACCAAAACCTCAATAAAACTCAAACCACTTCCTCTTCTCTCCCACAAGCTCTCTCTATAATGGCTCGTAAGTTGAGAGATACCCATTCCGAGATCCCCCTAGGGCACCGCCTAGGTCCCTAGTCTCTCTCTATCTAGTTTTGTGGCCTTTATTTACTTGAACATAGGCTTTGGCCATAGCCTTTGTGTAAGTATTTTATTTACGTTTTTTCTAGAGAGCTTGTCAAGCCATTGTTATTTTGTGGCACTAATTTACTTAATTTCCACAATTTTTTTTGTAAGTTTCGGAAAAGATTCTAAATTAAACCTTGGTAGTTGGTAGAGCGGAAAAAAGCACACAAGAGCACATTAAAAATATTGCATCATTTAAACCCTTGTTGTTCTCATTTTCTATGTGTTTACATACAATTTTTAAGTTAGGAAGATTAATGACTTGTTTTTGGCAGTTATTGTTGGATGAGAGCAAATGTGAAAACTTTTTATGTTTGCTGACAGGTCAATGCATCTATCCCTTCAAACTGATAATATGATCATTTCATCAAGATATTCaagccttcttttttttctctttattattattattatagcaTTACTCATCACTTTGAACTTTGTTACTTGTAGTAATGCATGTTTTTATGGTTTCACATTTATTAACTCTATATTACATTGAAATGTAATAAAGCATGTTTTATCATGCATCCGAGTAAATTTAATAACATAAATAGAGTATAAATTTGTTTGGGCCTCCAATTGTTATTATGTAATATTActcctttttaaaaaataataaaaattaccaataaaaatctttaaataaattactaaaaaataatatataacttaaaaataatatatatattgatcACAAACTATTTTGATGGATGAGACCACAACTCTCCATCAAATATTcaaatactctttttttttaaaataattatttatttaaaaattactgcTTTAAGTTACAAAGTTGCGCAGGAGCATATTACCGCCCCTGGATAATTAGGGCAGACTCGTTCGGCCAAACGCATAAAAACCCCCAGGGGCCGGGCAGCGAAGGGATTATAGAGGCCCTCTTCGTCGCTCTATCTCTCTTCCGCCGAGAGCAGAGGACAACAGTTGAatacccctctctctctctctctctggggggGGCTCCATCCACCGAGAAAGAAATGGTGATAGATCTGTTCCTCCcactctcttctcccttctctctcttggaCCCTTGTTTTCTTTGTATTTTTTTAGGGTTTTCTTTCGTATTTTTCTTCCTTGAGGACTCTTTtaatcttctctttttctctttttctttgttttgtacTGGTTTTTATATGTATCGTTGCTTCCCTTTGTAAATTAGATTGATTTAGTTTTTTTCCAATCGTTCTCTGTTTCTATCACTTATAGAGCACCGAGGTTGTGAATCCAAAGGCGTACCCTTTGGCCGATGCTCAGCTGACGATAACCATATTGGATCTCGTCCAGCAAGCGGCGAACTACAAGCAGCTCAAGAAGGGAGCCAATGAAGGTTGCCACTCtcgcccatatatatatatatatatatatatatcccttTGCTTCTCTCTCTGTTGCTTTTCTTTAAAAAGTCTGGATTTTGATGCATCGGGAAGGAAAAAGTTtgcttttttgattttttttcggcTACTTATATTTATGTTGAACGTCTGTATTTgggttttgattctttgacTGTACAGCGACGAAGACTCTGAACAGGGGCATctccgagtttgttgtgatggCGGCGGATACAGAGCCACTTGAAATTCTTCTACATCTTCCTCTGCTTGCAGAGGATAAGGTATTTATTTTCTCTGATAGCTTGTTAATTGAAGATTATTGTCATTGCTGCTGCTGCATTTTTTTCGTTCTGCGCCTGTATGTGGGAGTTGAGGTGTGAAGTGAGGCTGGCGCCAACAGTAGTGACAGCTTAAGTTTTTATCAGAAAAATAAGTTTCTACCCTTCTAAGTAACTTCCAGTGGTTGGTAAATAGATGGTTCCTAATTTAGTGGTTTCTTTATGGAAAACCCCTATTGCAGTTATTTAACATAAAAATATGTTCCAAGTGTTCTCTTGTAAATGAGAATAATCAATTTTGGAGCCTCAAATCTTTTCACTAGGGACTCCTTCATCTTTTTGTTAACCTTTGTTACAAATTATTTTGGGGTTCATATTTTCAGGGGGCACAGATGAAGACTCAAACAAGTTGCGTAACTAGCATCTGTAAAACTATTACATCCTGCACAATATATTGTGGCCCGGCTTATTTCTTTGTCAGTTGCCGAATTATACATGTAACAATTGTGAGCGAAAGACAGTCTCCATTTTATTCATTGCACACATTCGCGAGTAATCTATTTCATAAATTGATGGTTGGGAGTGGAAAGAATGTAGTCTCTTGGATAAGATTATTTATATGAGAGGAAAACCATCATTATTCATTGGTGAGGTTAGTGCAGTATGAATTattgtgtttagactacatatgGATGAAAGGTGAGAAAAACAAAGATGGGAACTTCTTAATTCTCTGGTGCATCCTTGGGTGCTCATATGATTATGTCATCCTATGAATGCTCATCATAAAGATCATATTTCATTATTAATTGTAGGTTATGTTGGCTTAAGTTTTCATGGCCGAACTTCCagttattttaaatattcttCTTAGACCAACTGGTGGTTTAGAGGAAGTGTATAAACCGTAATTATTTAGGATTGAACACCTTAGTTAAATATAAAGTAAATGAGCTGTGGTAAAGTCAATCTGCAAAATGTTACTACATGGACTAGCTCATTTTACTTTTGGCGTATAACTTGAAAGCAACGAAGGTCCCACATTGGCCAATGGTGTATTTACATgttttccacaaattttctttcttcctaatTGGTTGGGGCAATAGCTCAGGATGGGATGATATTGTGCAACATGGGCAATTAAACAGGGCCAGAACGAATATGTCCTGTGCTGTCTTGTAACCAATCATTGCATGAAACAGATTACAGCTGATGGAACTGGACCTCTCAAGTAATTAGAGAGGATCCAAACTCTAATGGAAGGCTTCTGTTAGAATTTGCAGACAAAATCTAGAAATACATGTTGACCACAAGTTTTCAATCAGAGAGCATGATCCGTCCACACATAGATGGCAAGCTCAAACCTTATCGACACACAATCTTTAGAAAAAATTTCCATCGCGTCTACCTAAACCTTAGATGACATCAACAAACATAACCAAAGAGTTTATGTTTATGATTGTATTAGTATTTGTGTGTATAGTCAAATGGCACTTGACAGACTTATGCTCTCCCATTCTAAAATAAATTTCATGGGTATCACACTTAGTACTTGTTAAAATTAGCAATCAACAGTTTAATCTGCCAGTCCAGATTATAAGATTTTTAGGGATGGAGTCACCTATACATTCTGGATTGGTTTGGCTGATACCATATAATCATGAAGCTCAGAGGATTCTGCAGTTTATTGGTGTATGATTACTATCATGCCCTGGCATCTAATACCATATGCTCCTAGTAAGTCCACCTTAGAATGCTATATGGGTTTTCACCTAACTAGATTAGGTATTTTCAGAACATGTTCATTTTGTCTTCATACTGACAACCTTTTGAAAATTAATAGCACACGTGGTAGACATGCTCTTGGTTTAGAGGAGTTTGTACGCTTCAGTATGGTGATTTCGATCATAAAAAATCAGTAGTTTCAAGATAGTTTAAAATTTGAactttgataaaaaaataatgtaaaTCAATGCGAGAAATCAGCAATATGTTCAATGGCTAATGATTGGCTGGAGGCGACGTGCTTACACTGTTTACATTGATGCTGGTAGAAGAGGCAATATATAGTTGAAGAGTGAAAGAAAATGGATACCTTCTAATGTGTCGTGTAGCAATTTCTCCATGTTTGCATTGGCAATTTGGCATGTCGAACAATGATTCTAAAAATTGATGGTGAAGATGTTAGTGTGTTCTAAGTGGACAGCAAAGCCCAGCTGACATGTGAGCCAATCTGTGCCCTAGAGGAACTGGTTTTATATAAAACCTTACATTCCtattctgctgcattttctaaCTTAAAATCTGACTTGGAAGAGCACCTAAATTTATTAGGTATGCCTTGTTGGacgtttattattttcttttttttcttgctgaTTGTAATATGTTGGCCTTCTATTTAATGGAATTTTCTGGTGCAAGTCATTCTCTATTGGTTGGTTCCTTCTCATGTTTAGTATGAAACATATCTTTTGTAACACCAGTTACTGCTGGCTGAGCATGTTATTTTAGTCTGCTATTTTTATACATCGGAGTACTGCCTTGTGTTATCCATTGTCTTGTTGGATTTCCAACCATTATGACACATCCACAGTTGATTGCTATGAACTATGTAGCTCATACAGTAATGTGCAGCTCTTAATTCGTGTTTTTTGAAAATTCAAATACATGAATTTTATTATATGCGAAACTATAAATTTATAACTATCTAGCCTTGCTGTATCAGCCATGAACCTTGTCTGTACAAAGATATGCTGCTACAATAActaagttacctcattttcatcatGCCAGAATGTGCCCTATGTGTTTGTTCCCTCCAAACAAGCACTTGGCCGAGCTTGTGGAGTTACCAGACCTGTGATCGCTTGCTCAGTGACTAGTAATGAAGGTAGCCAGTTGAAATCCCAAATACAACAACTCAAGGTGAATTACTAATTATATGCTCATATTTAattcataatatattttttgtgtttttttacTTAGTAATCACTTGATGTATTGCAGGATGCCATCGAGAAGCTTCTCATCTAAATATCAAAATCTTCAGCATGATGGGCCTTCTAAGAACTTAGTTATCCGGAGGCTTGGACTGATCAGCATCATGTTTCTTGACAAGTGTTGTTTACTTCTATTTGGTCACCATGTTTTGCATGTCTTGGGTGTAAAGTTATCACCTTTATTTTGAAAATGACGGGATAGAACTATCTTATTATTGAGCTCTTATCTACGGTAATATTAGGAACTTGGAGAGATTTCTGCTAATGGGATTGTCCAATATCGGGCATCTTTAAAGACTTTGTTttgtatttttctagtttattgtCATTTTGTAGTTTTAATTGTGGTTTCTATTCCATCGATATGGTTTAATGTGCATGCCATTGAGGCCTTGATTGGATTCCATGGTGAGGTCCGTGGAAATATTTGGATACTGCCCACTGGTGATGCTTGGTAGAAGGCTTGCATCATGTAAAAAGTTGGCCACTCAGCAGCTTGATCTCTGTAGAACTTTGGGGTCATAGCATCTGCATTTCTTTGCTGCCTGTGAAGTTTCAGATATCTGCTTCATACACCTGAGTTGCTGGTGCTTGAATTCTACTGTCCCACCAAAGCTACTCTAGCTAGCCATGGTAAAACATAATTATATTGAGGTTTAAACCTGAGAATGACTAATTTTGTTTGATAACCAACAAGTGAATTTTGACAGTTTTATTTGTGGATTGGGTGTCTGTTTCCCTAGACAAAAACTAGGGATAAAaatgctctgataggtataacACATGCAGTTACTTTTAAAGATGATGTACTGTCCTATTGGCCAGCCTTATGGTAGGATCATTTTAATAGTTTTGGCATGAGGCTCCTggatttttttaagttttagaAGCATTCTGCAGACTAGATTAAGGATAACAACAGCATTAGTCTAGCCTTTACAAAAGTGAATAAAccagaccaagatgaatcactGAAGAAggaaataatatttttacataCATGTGCTTGATGACAAGCATTCATACACCCATAAACACCACCGTCACCTAGCTCTTTCTTTGGGAAATTAAGTTCAGCTCTTTATTCCAATGAGAAATTAAAACGGAGAGTGACGCGTTCTTGATAGAGTTCTTTTGTAGAAGGACCATACATTCCAAAGGCACAAACCATGCCACTTCAAAACCAAGCT
Coding sequences within it:
- the LOC103704260 gene encoding NHP2-like protein 1, whose amino-acid sequence is MSTEVVNPKAYPLADAQLTITILDLVQQAANYKQLKKGANEATKTLNRGISEFVVMAADTEPLEILLHLPLLAEDKNVPYVFVPSKQALGRACGVTRPVIACSVTSNEGSQLKSQIQQLKDAIEKLLI